GATAGAGAAGTTCTTGAGACATCCATATACTCCGCCCAAGCTTTTTTTGAGAAAGGAAGTATAACTATATTTGTATTTTTGTCCTCGCTTTCGTGCTGAAGGTAATGAACCAAATATCCGGCGATCTTCTCCTGGATGGAATCTAATGACAATATGCCGATTTTATGTTTTAACATCAATGTTGAATTTGAAGTCGATTCAAGAAAATTAAGCATAAATTGGCTATCAAGCGCAAAAAGTCGCAGTAAATCAGATTTTGTTATAAATAAAACTTTTGTAGGTTTACATGCACAGATATTATCAGGATAATATTCATATTTTGAAAAAATAGAAGATTCTCCAATCACTTCAGAATCTCTTTTCCTTTCAATAATAACCACCTTGCCATTGGGGAAAATCTTCTGAACATCCACTGCTCCTGAAAGTAAAATTCCTATTCTATTCGCATTTTGGACAGGCGAAAAAATGATTTCATTTTCGGCTATATTTTCTTCCCTAAAATTGATTTTTAATAGCAAAGCTTCAATTTCATCAAAACTCTTATTCTTAAACAAAGTACATTTTTGAAGTGCAAATAATTTATGATTCATTTTAATCTCCTTTATAAATTTTGCAAATAGTGTATCTCAAGATACTCTTTATATGGATTTAGTATACTATAATACAAATGTAATGTAAAATGATGCGCAATTGTAGTTTGGAGGTGATAATGCTTTGGACGTCAATACAATAGAATTCAAGAAAATTATTCATACATACGGATATAAGCTGACAGCACAGAGAAAGGCAATACTCGAGATTATTCGGGATGAAAAAAAGCTTATCCCGGAATAGGGCTTGCAACAG
Above is a window of Sedimentibacter sp. MB35-C1 DNA encoding:
- a CDS encoding Crp/Fnr family transcriptional regulator is translated as MNHKLFALQKCTLFKNKSFDEIEALLLKINFREENIAENEIIFSPVQNANRIGILLSGAVDVQKIFPNGKVVIIERKRDSEVIGESSIFSKYEYYPDNICACKPTKVLFITKSDLLRLFALDSQFMLNFLESTSNSTLMLKHKIGILSLDSIQEKIAGYLVHYLQHESEDKNTNIVILPFSKKAWAEYMDVSRTSLSRELRKLEAQGILSFQKRTITVMDINRLSKIISL